DNA from Sulfodiicoccus acidiphilus:
AGGTCCCAGGCGCTATACCGCTCGCCACGTCTATTACAAAGGTGACGTTGACCTCCTGGCCTGGGGCTAAGTCCCCTATGCCAGCTGAACTAGCCGTCAAAGCTGAGAGTGGATTGGAAGTGCTGACATAAGGATAGATTACGTCTGAAGGGTTGAGAATTATTCTAACGTTCTGGGCCTTTGCTTGTCCATCATTTTCTATAGTTAGAGTGATCCCTACCTGGGAAGTACCGGGATTCAAGACTGGCTGATAGACCTTAGTTACTATCACGTTAGCCTTTGGTTGGAGCTTCAACGGATACTGTTGCGAGTAAAGGCCTCCGTCGTAGCTAACTGTGAGGTTAAAGTAGTAAATCCCGGCTTTAGTGTCGTTAGGTATGTTGAATACGAATGAGATGTTTGCCCTACCCCCAGAGGGTAATGCTCCAATTTTGACGGGATTCTGAGAAACGATTTGAAAGGGTGAGGATATAGAGAGCGTGACGTTCTCCGCTAGTGCTGCCCCGTAGTTTACTACGACTGCAGTTATAGGTACGTCGTAAAACCCTGGGAACACCTCGGGCGGGACTGTATATAAGATAGCGGTGAGGTTGGGACTAGTGATAGTCACTGGCAGGAGCTCGGTGACGTTCTGCTGGAAGTAGTGCACTGTGACTGGCACGTAGTAGACTCCGGTGGTGACGTTGGGGTAGACGCTGGCCATGACTGTGCCCACGTTCTCCTGGCCGGCTGGGACGTAACCTACCGTGGCGTTGGTCTGCTGGAGAAGGAGCGGGTACTCCCTGTGCTGGAAGTAGATCGTCACGTTGCTCGCAGTGACCGTGCCGGTGTTCTTGACCACCACCGTGAGCGGGACGTTGGTCTGGCCTGGTCCTACAACGAGCGGGTTGTTGACGGAGCCCCACAGGCTGTCCAGGCTGAGGGTCACACTACCCTCGACGTAGACTGGCAGGAGCTCGGTGACGTTCTGCTGGAAGTAGTGCACTGTGACTGGCACGTAGTAGACTCCGGTGGTGACGTTGGGGTAGACGCTGGCCATGACTGTGCCCACGTTCTCCTGGCCGGCTGGGACGTAACCTACCGTGGCGTTGGTCTGCTGGAGAAGGAGCGGGTACTCCCTGTGCTGGAAGTAGATCGTCACGTTGCTCGCAGTGACCGTGCCGGTGTTCTTGACCACCACCGTGAGCGGGACGTTGGTCTGGCCTGGTCCTACAACGAGCGGGTTGTTGACGGAGCCCCACAGGCTGTCCAGGCTGAGGGTCACACTACCCTCGACGTAGACTGGCAGGAGCTCGGTGACGTTCTGCTGGAAGTAGTGCACTGTGACTGGCACGTAGTAGACTCCGGTGGTGACGTTGGGGTAGACGCTGGCCATGACTGTGCCCACGTTCTCCTGGCCGGCTGGGACGTAACCTACCGTGGCGTTGGTCTGCTGGAGAAGGAGCGGGTACTCCCTGTGCTGGAAGTAGATCGTCACGTTGCTCGCAGTGACCGTGCCGGTGTTCTTGACCACCACCGTGAGCGGGACGTTGGTCTGGCCTGGTCCTACAACGAGCGGGTTGTTGACGGAGCCCCACAGGCTGTCCAGGCTGAGGGTCACACTACCCTCGACGTAGACTGGCAGGAGCTCGGTGACGTTCTGCTGGAAGTAGTGCACTGTGACTGGCACGTAGTAGACTCCGGTGGTGACGTTGGGGTAGACGCTGGCCATGACTGTGCCCACGTTCTCCTGGCCGGCTGGGACGTAACCTACCGTGGCGTTGGTCTGCTGGAGAAGGAGCGGGTACTCCCTGTGCTGGAAGTAGATCGTC
Protein-coding regions in this window:
- a CDS encoding COG1361 S-layer family protein, translating into MKLRSLMLLVPILLASLIFVPQTTAQVEHVQAFGEPVEGVIAPGETGAPVNFTLINEGPYPLLDVNVTVFNVSPFRNYNYENGSPSFYLSYWPPGREISFVVFLSVSASAKQGVYEDKLGLSYIENVTNVFFPAQQGLLVPIPVLGSVTLSLDSLWGSVNNPLVVGPGQTNVPLTVVVKNTGTVTASNVTIYFQHREYPLLLQQTNATVGYVPAGQENVGTVMASVYPNVTTGVYYVPVTVHYFQQNVTELLPVYVEGSVTLSLDSLWGSVNNPLVVGPGQTNVPLTVVVKNTGTVTASNVTIYFQHREYPLLLQQTNATVGYVPAGQENVGTVMASVYPNVTTGVYYVPVTVHYFQQNVTELLPVYVEGSVTLSLDSLWGSVNNPLVVGPGQTNVPLTVVVKNTGTVTASNVTIYFQHREYPLLLQQTNATVGYVPAGQENVGTVMASVYPNVTTGVYYVPVTVHYFQQNVTELLPVYVEGSVTLSLDSLWGSVNNPLVVGPGQTNVPLTVVVKNTGTVTASNVTIYFQHREYPLLLQQTNATVGYVPAGQENVGTVMASVYPNVTTGVYYVPVTVHYFQQNVTELLPVYVEGSVTLSLDSLWGSVNNPLVVGPGQTNVPLTVVVKNTGTVTASNVTIYFQHREYPLLLQQTNATVGYVPAGQENVGTVMASVYPNVTTGVYYVPVTVHYFQQNVTELLPVTITSPNLTAILYTVPPEVFPGFYDVPITAVVVNYGAALAENVTLSISSPFQIVSQNPVKIGALPSGGRANISFVFNIPNDTKAGIYYFNLTVSYDGGLYSQQYPLKLQPKANVIVTKVYQPVLNPGTSQVGITLTIENDGQAKAQNVRIILNPSDVIYPYVSTSNPLSALTASSAGIGDLAPGQEVNVTFVIDVASGIAPGTYTESVTAVWNQTGSFVPFAQASDFNVYVSPPLTQVLLRELSSPLVIGIIVVAVVVVVGVVLFGSNKRRK